From the genome of Kryptolebias marmoratus isolate JLee-2015 linkage group LG19, ASM164957v2, whole genome shotgun sequence, one region includes:
- the LOC119617986 gene encoding histidine triad nucleotide-binding protein 3-like isoform X1 has translation MSKKEEDVDESCIFCLIAHNRDEETKIIKQNKELVCFRDVFPVAPHHFLVIPREHIHSCHSLNRKHIKLVEQMVELGRAALRDQGITNMEDVRLGFHKPPFISVGHLHLHVLAPASHISQLMTYKFTPGTDCFITEECLKNRLQKKPQQSQQLGNCLGFF, from the exons ATGtcgaaaaaagaagaagatgttGATGAATCGTGTATTTTCTGCTTGATAGCGCACAACAGAGACGAAGAAACGAAAATTATTAAACAG AATAAAGAGCTGGTGTGTTTCAGGGATGTTTTTCCTGTGGCTCCTCATCACTTCCTGGTTATTCCCAGAGAGCACATTCACAGCTGCCACTcactgaacagaaaacacatcaaactcg TTGAACAGATGGTTGAACTGGGCCGAGCTGCACTTCGTGACCAGGGGATCACTAATATGGAGGATGTGAG GCTGGGATTCCATAAGCCTCCCTTCATATCTGTAGGCCACCTGCACCTCCACGTCCTCGCCCCCGCCAGCCATATCTCACAGTTAATGACCTATAAGTTTACTCCAGGGACCGACTGTTTTATTACT GAAGAATGTCTAAAGAACCGGCTGCAGAAAAAGCCCCAGCAGTCTCAACAATTAGGAAACTGTTTGGGATTCTTCTGA
- the LOC108240133 gene encoding nuclear receptor coactivator 7 isoform X3, whose translation MEKRDRKQGYFDRLKRRKQLRSGQSEKSPNERSSAIISCEPEPNKKTDFQRVKPPGGLGDGCRRNKMERKKPPGTVEFIVGPDDSLSSIALKFNTTPNKLVQLNKLFSRSVYPGQKLFVPDVSQSETDLKSPTSSDPSVTNGVSEKHNCTQSCRSAKSIRRELSPNSEDESPATVKFIKMSCKYFTDGMGVVGGVLIVTPNNIMFDPHKSDPLVIENGCEEYGLICPMEEVVSVALYDDVSRMKLKDALPSDLPQDLCPVYRPGEWEQLPSERELNPFSRYEALEPKRTIVLDDIESTLSETVSAEGEQTEKSPSDEGFTELDPAVNGSTEDADGTSSTSLSAISRDPHELAAPSCTSQDKDGSMLSHLKRRLDDEEDEGVARNSSIEDGESMRSSLETENQAALHVQPASQQAGETKDVKSEGPEELLGVAGDKIIQKLSLQEDSERRGTTGLERRGPDRPAEGVELRKNYESEMKSWLLKRMHVPIEVGKPMKKSFAVGMTSSPARSFGGLETQPEYWFAVPLERVHDLYSFFVQWSPDVYGKEAREQGFVVVEKDELDMIDNFFSDPASCSWEIITIDEAKRRQSFGSCDRDAAVDALPLLVDSSDLLQDTNIEKLACRLPARVQGYPWRLAYSTEKHGTSLKTLYRNLADVDSPVLLVIKDMDDQIFGAFSTDPFRVSEHFYGTGETFLYSFCPEIKVYRWTGENSYFVKGNTDSLQMGGGGGQLGLWLDAELYRGTTTKCSTFNNQPLSSQQDFSIRSLEVWSFE comes from the exons ATGGAGAAGAGAGACAGGAAGCAGGGGTATTTTGACAG GCTGAAAAGGCGGAAGCAGCTCAGGTCCGGCCAGTCggaaaaaagtccaaatgagCGGAGCTCCGCGATCATCTCCTGTGAGCCTGAGCCCAACAAGAAGACCGACTTTCAGAGAGTAAAGCCACCTGGAGGTTTAG GGGATGGCTGTAGAAGAAACAAGATGGAGAGGAAGAAGCCTCCAGGCACAGTGGAGTTCATT GTGGGACCCGATGATTCTCTCAGCAGCATCGCACTTAAATTCAACACCACCCCAAACAAGCTGGTCCAGCTGAACAAGCTCTTCTCTCGCAGCGTCTACCCCGGCCAG AAGCTGTTTGTCCCTGATGTGAGCCAATCGGAAACTGACCTCAAGTCTCCGACTTCCTCCGACCCCTCCGTCACTAATGGCGTTTCTGAAAAACAT AATTGCACCCAAAGCTGCCGGTCAGCGAAGTCCATCCGCCGGGAGCTCTCCCCAAACTCTGAGGACGAGAGCCCAGCAACGGTTAAATTCATTAAGATGAGCTGCAAATACTTCACTGATGGCATG ggaGTGGTCGGCGGCGTGTTAATTGTGACGCCCAACAACATCATGTTTGACCCGCACAAGTCTGACCCCCTGGTGATCGAGAACGGCTGCGAAGAGTACGGCCTCATCTGCCCCATGGAGGAGGTGGTCTCCGTGGCGCTGTACGACGACGTGTCGCGCATGAAGCTCAAAGACGCTCTGCCATC AGACCTACCCCAGGATCTGTGTCCTGTCTACAGGCCCGGGGAGTGGGAGCAGCTGCCTTCAGAGCGAGAACTGAACCCCTTCAGTCGGTATGAAGCACTCGAACCCAAACGGACGATAGTTCTGGATGACATTGAATCTACCCTCTCTGAAACTG TGAGTGCAGAGGGTGAGCAGACGGAGAAGTCTCCATCAGACGAAGGATTTACCGAACTGGACCCTGCTGTCAATGGGAGCACTGAGGACGCGGACGGGACGTCCTCCACGTCGCTCAGCGCCATCAGCAGGGACCCGCATGAACTCGCAGCGCCGAGCTGCACAAGCCAGGACAAAGACGGTTCAATGCTCAGTCACCTTAAACGGAGGCTGGACGACGAAGAGGACGAAGGTGTCGCTCGGAACAGCTCCATCGAGGACGGAGAGTCGATGCGATCCTCCTTAGAGACTGAAAACCAGGCGGCCCTGCACGTTCAACCTGCGAGCCAGCAAGCAGGCGAAACCAAAGATGTGAAATCTGAAGGACCGGAAGAGCTGCTGGGTGTCGCAGGTGACAAAATAATCCAGAAGCTCAGTCTTCAGGAGGATTCGGAACGTCGTGGGACAACTGGTCTGGAGAGACGAGGTCCAGACAGACCAGCAGAGGGTGTGGAACTGAGGAAAAACTACGAGTCAGAGATGAAGTCTTGGCTGCTGAAGAGGATGCACGTTCCAATAGAAG TCGGAAAGCCGATGAAGAAGTCGTTTGCCGTCGGCATGACGTCCAGTCCCGCCCGCTCCTTCGGGGGTCTGGAGACGCAGCCGGAGTACTGGTTTGCTGTGCCGCTGGAAAG GGTGCACGACCTGTATTCCTTTTTCGTTCAGTGGTCTCCTGATGTTTACGGGAAGGAAGCTCGGGAGCAGGGCTTCGTCGTGGTGGAGAAAGATGAGCTGGACATGATCGATAACTTCTTCAGTGACCCTGCCTCCTGCAGCTGGGAG ATCATCACCATCGACGAGGCGAAACGCAGGCAGAGCTTCGGCAGCTGTGACAGGGACGCGGCTGTGGATGCTCTGCCCCTGCTCGTCGACAGCAGCGATCTGCTGCAAGACACGAACATCGAGAAG CTTGCCTGTCGCCTTCCAGCCCGTGTGCAGGGATACCCATGGAGACTGGCCTACAGCACTGAGAAACATGGGACCAGCCTGAAGACTCTGTATAGGAACCTGGCAGACGTGGACAGTCCTGTGCTGCTCGTTATCAAAGACATGGACGACCAG ATATTTGGGGCGTTTTCAACCGACCCCTTCAGGGTCAGCGAGCACTTCTATGGCACCGGGGAGACTTTCCTCTATAGCTTCTGCCCTGAAATTAAG GTGTACCGCTGGACGGGAGAGAATTCCTACTTTGTGAAAGGCAACACAGATTCTCTGCAgatgggaggaggagg AGGTCAACTGGGTCTTTGGCTGGATGCCGAGCTGTACCGAGGCACCACCACCAAATGTTCCACCTTCAACAACCAGCCCCTTTCCTCGCAGCAGGACTTCAGCATCCGCAGCCTGGAGGTGTGGAGCTTCGAGTAG
- the LOC108240133 gene encoding nuclear receptor coactivator 7 isoform X1, giving the protein MEKRDRKQGYFDRLKRRKQLRSGQSEKSPNERSSAIISCEPEPNKKTDFQRVKPPGGLGDGCRRNKMERKKPPGTVEFIVGPDDSLSSIALKFNTTPNKLVQLNKLFSRSVYPGQKLFVPDVSQSETDLKSPTSSDPSVTNGVSEKHNCTQSCRSAKSIRRELSPNSEDESPATVKFIKMSCKYFTDGMGVVGGVLIVTPNNIMFDPHKSDPLVIENGCEEYGLICPMEEVVSVALYDDVSRMKLKDALPSDLPQDLCPVYRPGEWEQLPSERELNPFSRYEALEPKRTIVLDDIESTLSETVSAEGEQTEKSPSDEGFTELDPAVNGSTEDADGTSSTSLSAISRDPHELAAPSCTSQDKDGSMLSHLKRRLDDEEDEGVARNSSIEDGESMRSSLETENQAALHVQPASQQAGETKDVKSEGPEELLGVAGDKIIQKLSLQEDSERRGTTGLERRGPDRPAEGVELRKNYESEMKSWLLKRMHVPIEDMLLSSEEKSKNPPMFLCFKVGKPMKKSFAVGMTSSPARSFGGLETQPEYWFAVPLERVHDLYSFFVQWSPDVYGKEAREQGFVVVEKDELDMIDNFFSDPASCSWEIITIDEAKRRQSFGSCDRDAAVDALPLLVDSSDLLQDTNIEKLACRLPARVQGYPWRLAYSTEKHGTSLKTLYRNLADVDSPVLLVIKDMDDQIFGAFSTDPFRVSEHFYGTGETFLYSFCPEIKVYRWTGENSYFVKGNTDSLQMGGGGGQLGLWLDAELYRGTTTKCSTFNNQPLSSQQDFSIRSLEVWSFE; this is encoded by the exons ATGGAGAAGAGAGACAGGAAGCAGGGGTATTTTGACAG GCTGAAAAGGCGGAAGCAGCTCAGGTCCGGCCAGTCggaaaaaagtccaaatgagCGGAGCTCCGCGATCATCTCCTGTGAGCCTGAGCCCAACAAGAAGACCGACTTTCAGAGAGTAAAGCCACCTGGAGGTTTAG GGGATGGCTGTAGAAGAAACAAGATGGAGAGGAAGAAGCCTCCAGGCACAGTGGAGTTCATT GTGGGACCCGATGATTCTCTCAGCAGCATCGCACTTAAATTCAACACCACCCCAAACAAGCTGGTCCAGCTGAACAAGCTCTTCTCTCGCAGCGTCTACCCCGGCCAG AAGCTGTTTGTCCCTGATGTGAGCCAATCGGAAACTGACCTCAAGTCTCCGACTTCCTCCGACCCCTCCGTCACTAATGGCGTTTCTGAAAAACAT AATTGCACCCAAAGCTGCCGGTCAGCGAAGTCCATCCGCCGGGAGCTCTCCCCAAACTCTGAGGACGAGAGCCCAGCAACGGTTAAATTCATTAAGATGAGCTGCAAATACTTCACTGATGGCATG ggaGTGGTCGGCGGCGTGTTAATTGTGACGCCCAACAACATCATGTTTGACCCGCACAAGTCTGACCCCCTGGTGATCGAGAACGGCTGCGAAGAGTACGGCCTCATCTGCCCCATGGAGGAGGTGGTCTCCGTGGCGCTGTACGACGACGTGTCGCGCATGAAGCTCAAAGACGCTCTGCCATC AGACCTACCCCAGGATCTGTGTCCTGTCTACAGGCCCGGGGAGTGGGAGCAGCTGCCTTCAGAGCGAGAACTGAACCCCTTCAGTCGGTATGAAGCACTCGAACCCAAACGGACGATAGTTCTGGATGACATTGAATCTACCCTCTCTGAAACTG TGAGTGCAGAGGGTGAGCAGACGGAGAAGTCTCCATCAGACGAAGGATTTACCGAACTGGACCCTGCTGTCAATGGGAGCACTGAGGACGCGGACGGGACGTCCTCCACGTCGCTCAGCGCCATCAGCAGGGACCCGCATGAACTCGCAGCGCCGAGCTGCACAAGCCAGGACAAAGACGGTTCAATGCTCAGTCACCTTAAACGGAGGCTGGACGACGAAGAGGACGAAGGTGTCGCTCGGAACAGCTCCATCGAGGACGGAGAGTCGATGCGATCCTCCTTAGAGACTGAAAACCAGGCGGCCCTGCACGTTCAACCTGCGAGCCAGCAAGCAGGCGAAACCAAAGATGTGAAATCTGAAGGACCGGAAGAGCTGCTGGGTGTCGCAGGTGACAAAATAATCCAGAAGCTCAGTCTTCAGGAGGATTCGGAACGTCGTGGGACAACTGGTCTGGAGAGACGAGGTCCAGACAGACCAGCAGAGGGTGTGGAACTGAGGAAAAACTACGAGTCAGAGATGAAGTCTTGGCTGCTGAAGAGGATGCACGTTCCAATAGAAG ACATGCTTTTATCGTCAGAGGAGAAAAGTAAAAACCCACCCATGTTCCTCTGCTTCAAAGTCGGAAAGCCGATGAAGAAGTCGTTTGCCGTCGGCATGACGTCCAGTCCCGCCCGCTCCTTCGGGGGTCTGGAGACGCAGCCGGAGTACTGGTTTGCTGTGCCGCTGGAAAG GGTGCACGACCTGTATTCCTTTTTCGTTCAGTGGTCTCCTGATGTTTACGGGAAGGAAGCTCGGGAGCAGGGCTTCGTCGTGGTGGAGAAAGATGAGCTGGACATGATCGATAACTTCTTCAGTGACCCTGCCTCCTGCAGCTGGGAG ATCATCACCATCGACGAGGCGAAACGCAGGCAGAGCTTCGGCAGCTGTGACAGGGACGCGGCTGTGGATGCTCTGCCCCTGCTCGTCGACAGCAGCGATCTGCTGCAAGACACGAACATCGAGAAG CTTGCCTGTCGCCTTCCAGCCCGTGTGCAGGGATACCCATGGAGACTGGCCTACAGCACTGAGAAACATGGGACCAGCCTGAAGACTCTGTATAGGAACCTGGCAGACGTGGACAGTCCTGTGCTGCTCGTTATCAAAGACATGGACGACCAG ATATTTGGGGCGTTTTCAACCGACCCCTTCAGGGTCAGCGAGCACTTCTATGGCACCGGGGAGACTTTCCTCTATAGCTTCTGCCCTGAAATTAAG GTGTACCGCTGGACGGGAGAGAATTCCTACTTTGTGAAAGGCAACACAGATTCTCTGCAgatgggaggaggagg AGGTCAACTGGGTCTTTGGCTGGATGCCGAGCTGTACCGAGGCACCACCACCAAATGTTCCACCTTCAACAACCAGCCCCTTTCCTCGCAGCAGGACTTCAGCATCCGCAGCCTGGAGGTGTGGAGCTTCGAGTAG
- the LOC119617986 gene encoding histidine triad nucleotide-binding protein 3-like isoform X2 gives MSKKEEDVDESCIFCLIAHNRDEETKIIKQNKELVCFRDVFPVAPHHFLVIPREHIHSCHSLNRKHIKLVEQMVELGRAALRDQGITNMEDVRLGFHKPPFISVGHLHLHVLAPASHISQLMTYKFTPGTDCFITNV, from the exons ATGtcgaaaaaagaagaagatgttGATGAATCGTGTATTTTCTGCTTGATAGCGCACAACAGAGACGAAGAAACGAAAATTATTAAACAG AATAAAGAGCTGGTGTGTTTCAGGGATGTTTTTCCTGTGGCTCCTCATCACTTCCTGGTTATTCCCAGAGAGCACATTCACAGCTGCCACTcactgaacagaaaacacatcaaactcg TTGAACAGATGGTTGAACTGGGCCGAGCTGCACTTCGTGACCAGGGGATCACTAATATGGAGGATGTGAG GCTGGGATTCCATAAGCCTCCCTTCATATCTGTAGGCCACCTGCACCTCCACGTCCTCGCCCCCGCCAGCCATATCTCACAGTTAATGACCTATAAGTTTACTCCAGGGACCGACTGTTTTATTACT AATGTCTAA
- the LOC108240133 gene encoding nuclear receptor coactivator 7 isoform X2 encodes MEKRDRKQGYFDRLKRRKQLRSGQSEKSPNERSSAIISCEPEPNKKTDFQRVKPPGGLGDGCRRNKMERKKPPGTVEFIVGPDDSLSSIALKFNTTPNKLVQLNKLFSRSVYPGQKLFVPDVSQSETDLKSPTSSDPSVTNGVSEKHNCTQSCRSAKSIRRELSPNSEDESPATVKFIKMSCKYFTDGMGVVGGVLIVTPNNIMFDPHKSDPLVIENGCEEYGLICPMEEVVSVALYDDVSRMKLKDALPSPGEWEQLPSERELNPFSRYEALEPKRTIVLDDIESTLSETVSAEGEQTEKSPSDEGFTELDPAVNGSTEDADGTSSTSLSAISRDPHELAAPSCTSQDKDGSMLSHLKRRLDDEEDEGVARNSSIEDGESMRSSLETENQAALHVQPASQQAGETKDVKSEGPEELLGVAGDKIIQKLSLQEDSERRGTTGLERRGPDRPAEGVELRKNYESEMKSWLLKRMHVPIEDMLLSSEEKSKNPPMFLCFKVGKPMKKSFAVGMTSSPARSFGGLETQPEYWFAVPLERVHDLYSFFVQWSPDVYGKEAREQGFVVVEKDELDMIDNFFSDPASCSWEIITIDEAKRRQSFGSCDRDAAVDALPLLVDSSDLLQDTNIEKLACRLPARVQGYPWRLAYSTEKHGTSLKTLYRNLADVDSPVLLVIKDMDDQIFGAFSTDPFRVSEHFYGTGETFLYSFCPEIKVYRWTGENSYFVKGNTDSLQMGGGGGQLGLWLDAELYRGTTTKCSTFNNQPLSSQQDFSIRSLEVWSFE; translated from the exons ATGGAGAAGAGAGACAGGAAGCAGGGGTATTTTGACAG GCTGAAAAGGCGGAAGCAGCTCAGGTCCGGCCAGTCggaaaaaagtccaaatgagCGGAGCTCCGCGATCATCTCCTGTGAGCCTGAGCCCAACAAGAAGACCGACTTTCAGAGAGTAAAGCCACCTGGAGGTTTAG GGGATGGCTGTAGAAGAAACAAGATGGAGAGGAAGAAGCCTCCAGGCACAGTGGAGTTCATT GTGGGACCCGATGATTCTCTCAGCAGCATCGCACTTAAATTCAACACCACCCCAAACAAGCTGGTCCAGCTGAACAAGCTCTTCTCTCGCAGCGTCTACCCCGGCCAG AAGCTGTTTGTCCCTGATGTGAGCCAATCGGAAACTGACCTCAAGTCTCCGACTTCCTCCGACCCCTCCGTCACTAATGGCGTTTCTGAAAAACAT AATTGCACCCAAAGCTGCCGGTCAGCGAAGTCCATCCGCCGGGAGCTCTCCCCAAACTCTGAGGACGAGAGCCCAGCAACGGTTAAATTCATTAAGATGAGCTGCAAATACTTCACTGATGGCATG ggaGTGGTCGGCGGCGTGTTAATTGTGACGCCCAACAACATCATGTTTGACCCGCACAAGTCTGACCCCCTGGTGATCGAGAACGGCTGCGAAGAGTACGGCCTCATCTGCCCCATGGAGGAGGTGGTCTCCGTGGCGCTGTACGACGACGTGTCGCGCATGAAGCTCAAAGACGCTCTGCCATC GCCCGGGGAGTGGGAGCAGCTGCCTTCAGAGCGAGAACTGAACCCCTTCAGTCGGTATGAAGCACTCGAACCCAAACGGACGATAGTTCTGGATGACATTGAATCTACCCTCTCTGAAACTG TGAGTGCAGAGGGTGAGCAGACGGAGAAGTCTCCATCAGACGAAGGATTTACCGAACTGGACCCTGCTGTCAATGGGAGCACTGAGGACGCGGACGGGACGTCCTCCACGTCGCTCAGCGCCATCAGCAGGGACCCGCATGAACTCGCAGCGCCGAGCTGCACAAGCCAGGACAAAGACGGTTCAATGCTCAGTCACCTTAAACGGAGGCTGGACGACGAAGAGGACGAAGGTGTCGCTCGGAACAGCTCCATCGAGGACGGAGAGTCGATGCGATCCTCCTTAGAGACTGAAAACCAGGCGGCCCTGCACGTTCAACCTGCGAGCCAGCAAGCAGGCGAAACCAAAGATGTGAAATCTGAAGGACCGGAAGAGCTGCTGGGTGTCGCAGGTGACAAAATAATCCAGAAGCTCAGTCTTCAGGAGGATTCGGAACGTCGTGGGACAACTGGTCTGGAGAGACGAGGTCCAGACAGACCAGCAGAGGGTGTGGAACTGAGGAAAAACTACGAGTCAGAGATGAAGTCTTGGCTGCTGAAGAGGATGCACGTTCCAATAGAAG ACATGCTTTTATCGTCAGAGGAGAAAAGTAAAAACCCACCCATGTTCCTCTGCTTCAAAGTCGGAAAGCCGATGAAGAAGTCGTTTGCCGTCGGCATGACGTCCAGTCCCGCCCGCTCCTTCGGGGGTCTGGAGACGCAGCCGGAGTACTGGTTTGCTGTGCCGCTGGAAAG GGTGCACGACCTGTATTCCTTTTTCGTTCAGTGGTCTCCTGATGTTTACGGGAAGGAAGCTCGGGAGCAGGGCTTCGTCGTGGTGGAGAAAGATGAGCTGGACATGATCGATAACTTCTTCAGTGACCCTGCCTCCTGCAGCTGGGAG ATCATCACCATCGACGAGGCGAAACGCAGGCAGAGCTTCGGCAGCTGTGACAGGGACGCGGCTGTGGATGCTCTGCCCCTGCTCGTCGACAGCAGCGATCTGCTGCAAGACACGAACATCGAGAAG CTTGCCTGTCGCCTTCCAGCCCGTGTGCAGGGATACCCATGGAGACTGGCCTACAGCACTGAGAAACATGGGACCAGCCTGAAGACTCTGTATAGGAACCTGGCAGACGTGGACAGTCCTGTGCTGCTCGTTATCAAAGACATGGACGACCAG ATATTTGGGGCGTTTTCAACCGACCCCTTCAGGGTCAGCGAGCACTTCTATGGCACCGGGGAGACTTTCCTCTATAGCTTCTGCCCTGAAATTAAG GTGTACCGCTGGACGGGAGAGAATTCCTACTTTGTGAAAGGCAACACAGATTCTCTGCAgatgggaggaggagg AGGTCAACTGGGTCTTTGGCTGGATGCCGAGCTGTACCGAGGCACCACCACCAAATGTTCCACCTTCAACAACCAGCCCCTTTCCTCGCAGCAGGACTTCAGCATCCGCAGCCTGGAGGTGTGGAGCTTCGAGTAG